The following are encoded together in the Arcobacter aquimarinus genome:
- a CDS encoding 7-carboxy-7-deazaguanine synthase QueE, with protein sequence MLEINEIFGPTIQGEGKLVGTPSIFIRFGKCNFSCVGFAVEYETPSGIKKCACDSYYAVDTEFKDTWTKYKSYEEIVDEVNKLINIFQYNYKIDIVITGGEPLLYWNKKEFQKLLEHYINDGHNVTIETNASLNLNFEHEYQKKLLFSMSVKLSNSLEPIKKRINKETLTKILSNTKDSYLKFVIGKDFLTQAKKEIIEIIKEIPKCEVYLMPLGDTAEEINKNCEEVINMAIQNGFKYCDRLHIRVWDNKRGV encoded by the coding sequence ATGCTTGAAATAAATGAAATTTTTGGACCAACTATTCAAGGAGAAGGAAAACTTGTTGGGACTCCTTCAATTTTTATAAGATTTGGAAAATGTAATTTTAGCTGTGTTGGGTTTGCAGTAGAATATGAAACTCCAAGTGGTATAAAAAAATGTGCTTGTGACTCATATTATGCAGTAGATACAGAATTTAAAGATACATGGACAAAGTATAAAAGTTATGAAGAAATTGTAGATGAAGTTAATAAACTAATAAATATTTTCCAATATAATTACAAAATTGATATTGTAATAACAGGTGGTGAGCCACTTTTATATTGGAATAAAAAAGAGTTTCAAAAACTATTAGAACATTATATAAATGATGGACATAATGTTACAATTGAAACAAATGCATCACTTAATTTAAATTTTGAACATGAATATCAAAAAAAACTTCTTTTTTCAATGAGTGTTAAACTTAGTAATTCATTAGAACCTATAAAAAAAAGAATTAATAAAGAGACTTTGACAAAAATACTATCAAATACAAAAGATTCTTATTTAAAATTTGTAATAGGAAAAGATTTTTTAACTCAAGCTAAAAAAGAAATTATTGAAATTATAAAAGAGATTCCAAAATGTGAAGTTTATTTAATGCCACTTGGAGATACAGCAGAAGAAATTAATAAAAATTGTGAAGAAGTTATAAATATGGCTATACAAAATGGTTTTAAATATTGTGATAGATTACATATTAGAGTTTGGGATAATAAAAGAGGCGTTTAA
- a CDS encoding histidine triad nucleotide-binding protein — translation MCIFCKIVKGEIPNQTILEDENFLAFNDINPTRKIHVLIIPKEHYESFDVVSAEVMSGMTTFIQKVAEKLNVKKSGYRLITNIGIHGGQEVHHLHFHLIGGEPAGRLVRDRQEL, via the coding sequence ATGTGTATATTCTGTAAGATTGTAAAAGGGGAAATACCAAATCAAACTATTTTAGAAGATGAAAATTTCTTAGCATTTAATGATATTAATCCAACTAGAAAAATTCATGTTTTAATCATTCCAAAAGAACATTACGAATCTTTTGATGTTGTTTCAGCTGAAGTAATGTCTGGAATGACAACTTTTATTCAAAAAGTTGCTGAAAAATTGAATGTAAAAAAAAGTGGATATAGATTAATTACAAATATTGGAATTCATGGTGGACAAGAAGTACATCATTTACATTTTCACTTAATAGGTGGTGAACCTGCTGGTAGATTAGTAAGAGATAGACAAGAATTATAA
- the fabG gene encoding 3-oxoacyl-ACP reductase FabG: MKFSGSNVLVTGASRGIGEQIAKTLASFGLKVWINYRSGAQAAEAIKEEIEKAGGKAAIIKADVTNEEEFTNAIKTIVDADGELSYLVNNAGITKDKLALRMSVNDFTDVINANLTSTFIGCKEALKVMGKKRFGSVVNISSIVGEMGNPGQTNYAASKGGVNAMTKSFAKEAASRSIRYNAVTPGFIQTDMTDELKEEVKAEYEKNIPLSRFGKPSEIADAVAFLLSDHSSYITGEILKVNGGLYV; this comes from the coding sequence ATGAAATTTTCAGGTTCTAATGTATTAGTTACAGGTGCAAGTAGAGGAATTGGTGAGCAGATTGCAAAAACTCTTGCAAGTTTTGGGCTAAAAGTTTGGATAAATTATAGAAGTGGTGCACAAGCAGCTGAAGCAATAAAAGAAGAAATAGAAAAAGCTGGTGGGAAAGCCGCAATAATTAAAGCTGATGTTACTAATGAAGAAGAGTTTACAAATGCAATAAAAACTATTGTAGATGCAGATGGGGAACTGTCATATTTAGTAAATAACGCTGGAATTACAAAAGATAAATTAGCTTTAAGAATGAGTGTAAATGATTTTACTGATGTAATAAATGCAAACTTAACATCTACATTTATTGGTTGTAAAGAAGCATTAAAAGTAATGGGTAAAAAAAGATTTGGTTCAGTTGTTAATATCTCTTCAATTGTCGGAGAAATGGGAAATCCTGGACAAACTAACTATGCTGCTTCAAAAGGTGGAGTAAATGCAATGACAAAATCTTTTGCAAAAGAAGCTGCTTCTAGAAGTATAAGATATAATGCAGTAACTCCTGGTTTTATTCAAACAGACATGACAGATGAACTAAAAGAAGAAGTAAAAGCTGAATATGAAAAAAATATTCCTCTATCAAGATTTGGAAAACCAAGTGAAATTGCTGATGCAGTTGCGTTTTTACTAAGCGATCATTCATCTTATATCACAGGTGAAATACTAAAAGTTAATGGTGGATTATACGTTTAA
- the aroA gene encoding 3-phosphoshikimate 1-carboxyvinyltransferase produces MEKFNIKKLNKSFNIEIDSIASDKSISHRCAMFSLFSNETSYIKNYLTAEDTLNTLSIVEQLGAKIKRDGSYVEITPTSTLTEPSDVLDCGNSGTAMRLFCGLLASVDGAFTLTGDKYLRNRPMKRVADPLRSIGALIDGRENGNKAPLFIRGVKELQPFTYHSPVDSAQVKSAMILAALRANGISKYKENELTRDHTERMLKGMGATLENDSEGFINIHPLKGHLKPLNITVPTDPSSAFFFAVAAAITPNSRVLIKNVTLNPTRVEAYEVLKRMGVIVNFIEKENVYEPIGDIEVINNELNGVEVYENISWLIDELPALSIAMSLANGKSKVSNAKELRVKESDRISSVVNNLKLCGVEYTEFEDGYEIIGGKIEKASINSHGDHRIAMSFAIAGLNCDMDIEDTQCIETSFPNFKEILDSLYN; encoded by the coding sequence GTGGAAAAGTTCAATATAAAGAAATTAAATAAATCATTTAATATAGAAATAGACTCAATAGCAAGTGATAAATCGATATCACATAGATGTGCAATGTTTTCACTTTTTTCAAATGAAACTTCTTATATAAAAAACTATTTAACAGCTGAAGACACATTAAATACATTAAGTATTGTTGAACAACTTGGAGCAAAAATAAAAAGAGATGGAAGTTATGTTGAAATAACTCCAACTTCTACTTTAACTGAACCATCAGATGTTCTTGATTGTGGTAACTCTGGAACTGCAATGAGATTGTTTTGTGGTTTATTAGCATCAGTTGATGGAGCATTTACACTAACAGGTGATAAATACTTAAGAAATAGACCCATGAAAAGAGTTGCAGATCCATTAAGAAGTATTGGTGCATTAATTGATGGAAGAGAAAATGGGAATAAAGCTCCTTTATTTATTAGAGGTGTAAAAGAACTACAACCATTTACTTATCACTCTCCTGTTGATTCTGCACAAGTAAAATCAGCTATGATTCTTGCAGCTTTAAGAGCAAATGGTATTTCAAAATATAAAGAAAATGAGTTAACAAGAGACCATACAGAGCGAATGCTTAAAGGTATGGGAGCAACTTTAGAAAATGATAGTGAAGGATTTATAAATATTCATCCACTAAAAGGTCATTTAAAACCATTAAATATTACTGTACCAACAGATCCTAGTTCGGCATTTTTCTTTGCTGTTGCAGCAGCTATTACTCCAAATTCAAGAGTTTTAATAAAAAATGTAACTTTAAATCCAACTAGAGTTGAAGCTTATGAAGTTTTAAAAAGAATGGGTGTTATTGTTAATTTTATTGAAAAAGAAAATGTATATGAACCAATAGGTGATATTGAAGTAATTAATAATGAACTAAATGGTGTTGAAGTTTATGAAAATATTTCTTGGCTTATTGATGAACTACCAGCTCTTTCAATTGCTATGAGTTTAGCAAATGGAAAATCAAAAGTATCAAATGCAAAAGAATTAAGAGTTAAAGAGAGTGATAGAATTTCTAGTGTTGTAAATAATCTAAAACTTTGTGGTGTTGAATATACAGAATTTGAAGATGGCTATGAAATTATTGGTGGAAAAATAGAAAAAGCATCTATAAATTCACATGGTGATCATCGAATTGCAATGAGTTTTGCAATTGCCGGATTAAACTGCGATATGGATATTGAAGATACTCAATGTATTGAAACATCTTTCCCAAATTTTAAAGAGATTTTAGACTCTTTATATAATTAA
- a CDS encoding beta-ketoacyl-ACP synthase II has translation MKRVVVTGIGTINSTGHNVKDSFEAVVNGVCGIDTITLFDASDFSVTIAGEVKDFNPETVMDKKEVKKADRFIQLGIKAALEAMIDSGYVTQENKKVDPSIAERFGIISGSGIGGLSTIEKNSVVCETRGSRKISPFFIPSSLANMLSGFISIEHNLKGPSLSHVTACAASTHALNDAVKTIMIGGADRILVVGAESAVCGAGVGGFAAMKALSTRNDDPKKASRPFDKDRDGFVMGEGAGALVVEDLESALARNAKIYCEIIGFGESGDANHITAPVIDGPLRAMKAAFEMAKNITGEYPKIDYINTHGTSTPVGDKNETAAIKELFGSKENCPPVSSTKGQIGHCLGAAGAIEAIMAIKALEEGIIPPTINVENQDPDCDLDIVPNVARKTELTTVMSNNFGFGGTNGSVIFKKFIK, from the coding sequence ATGAAAAGAGTCGTTGTAACAGGTATAGGTACTATTAATTCTACAGGACATAATGTAAAAGATTCTTTTGAAGCTGTTGTAAATGGTGTTTGTGGTATCGATACTATAACACTATTTGACGCAAGTGATTTTTCAGTGACAATAGCTGGTGAAGTAAAAGATTTTAACCCTGAAACTGTAATGGATAAAAAAGAAGTAAAAAAAGCTGATAGATTTATTCAATTAGGTATCAAAGCAGCTCTTGAAGCAATGATTGATTCAGGATATGTTACACAAGAAAATAAAAAAGTTGATCCTTCAATAGCTGAGAGATTTGGTATTATTTCTGGTTCTGGAATTGGTGGTCTATCTACTATTGAAAAAAACTCTGTTGTATGTGAAACTAGAGGTTCAAGAAAAATATCACCATTTTTCATTCCTTCTTCGCTAGCAAATATGTTAAGTGGTTTTATTTCTATTGAACATAATCTAAAAGGTCCTTCTTTATCACATGTAACAGCTTGTGCAGCTTCAACTCATGCACTAAACGATGCTGTTAAAACTATAATGATTGGTGGTGCTGATAGAATATTAGTTGTAGGTGCAGAAAGTGCTGTTTGTGGAGCAGGTGTTGGTGGATTTGCCGCAATGAAAGCATTATCAACAAGAAATGATGACCCTAAAAAAGCATCAAGACCTTTTGATAAAGATAGAGATGGTTTTGTTATGGGAGAAGGTGCTGGTGCTTTAGTTGTTGAAGATTTAGAGAGTGCATTAGCGAGAAACGCAAAAATTTATTGTGAAATTATAGGTTTTGGGGAATCAGGTGACGCGAACCATATCACTGCACCTGTAATAGATGGACCATTAAGAGCAATGAAAGCAGCATTTGAAATGGCTAAAAATATAACTGGTGAATATCCAAAGATTGATTATATTAATACTCATGGAACTTCAACACCTGTTGGAGATAAAAATGAAACGGCAGCAATTAAAGAACTTTTTGGAAGCAAAGAAAATTGTCCTCCTGTTTCATCAACAAAAGGTCAAATAGGACATTGTTTAGGTGCAGCGGGTGCAATTGAAGCTATCATGGCAATAAAAGCTTTAGAAGAAGGTATAATTCCTCCAACTATAAATGTTGAAAATCAAGATCCTGATTGTGATTTAGACATAGTTCCAAATGTTGCAAGAAAAACAGAATTAACTACAGTTATGAGTAATAATTTTGGTTTTGGTGGAACAAATGGTTCTGTAATTTTTAAAAAATTTATTAAATAA
- the pheT gene encoding phenylalanine--tRNA ligase subunit beta, with protein MIITRSWLEEFIDISKISTDEICKTLNAIGLEVDSLENYSIPSKVVVGKVLEKQKHPDADKLNICQVDLGLNQVQIVCGAKNVDVGQFVPVAMVGCDLGNDFIIKEAKLRGVESNGMICSSTELGLPKLNDGILVLDNSIGELILGKELKEYSKLNDSIIEIGLTPNRGDCLSIYGIARELSAYYSIPLLELDKQIKYNDLGIGQIFEIECDSNIDSSLSFKAVDFTNFKLGLLFKFRTSILGKYVDNNDIKNTLTYVTHSTGVILNAYPKDMTLKNNNLNILYVKKDEDEFDNIYGIEHLSKICVEHKELNYNDTDYIIEASYINPDLISRKVYEKKIKTSDIYYKASRGSEPNIDFGIEYLSTLISKFGATIYKGTETFIEDKEKLTLDVSTKKINSIIGQEIPKIEIEKILTSLGFEVKDTVDNVLVIKIPHYRHDIKNIADVTEEVVRIIGIDNIVSKPLQIDEVNRVNKTSNDLIKKNKLRFKAIENGFFETLTYVFSSKENLEKYGFKTVKEELELINPIVKELNTYRTTLLLNLVEACSNNFKVGSRSTAFFEIGTIFDENRKESKKIAFIQTGFIEQEEISNSGKPKNVDFFSFSKKVLNTIGKFDLEPMSDINNSFIHPYQNANVLIDEKIVGFISKLHPSVCSDFDLNDTFIAQIDFEAIKNDIVKTNSYSKFQSSKKDLSIIAPKSLEYKEIKKVINSLNDKNIKQFNLIDIYSDEKLGNNESLTIRFVLQNDEKTMEEEDITTTMNSILDTLNQKLSIGIR; from the coding sequence ATGATTATTACAAGAAGTTGGTTAGAAGAATTTATTGATATTTCGAAAATTTCTACAGATGAAATTTGTAAAACTTTAAACGCTATTGGTCTTGAAGTTGATAGTTTAGAAAACTACTCTATCCCATCAAAAGTTGTTGTTGGAAAAGTTTTAGAAAAACAAAAACATCCAGATGCAGATAAGTTAAATATTTGTCAAGTTGATTTAGGATTAAATCAAGTTCAAATAGTATGTGGTGCAAAAAATGTAGATGTTGGTCAATTTGTTCCTGTTGCAATGGTTGGCTGTGATTTAGGAAATGATTTTATTATTAAAGAAGCAAAATTAAGAGGTGTTGAATCAAATGGAATGATTTGTTCTTCAACTGAACTTGGTCTTCCAAAACTTAATGATGGAATTTTAGTTTTAGATAATTCAATTGGTGAATTAATTTTAGGAAAAGAGTTAAAAGAATATTCTAAATTAAATGATTCAATTATTGAAATAGGTTTAACTCCAAATAGAGGTGATTGTTTAAGTATTTATGGAATAGCTAGAGAATTGAGTGCTTATTATTCTATTCCACTATTAGAACTTGATAAACAAATTAAATATAATGATTTAGGTATTGGTCAAATTTTTGAAATAGAATGTGATAGTAATATTGATTCTTCTTTATCTTTTAAAGCTGTTGATTTTACAAATTTCAAATTGGGATTACTATTTAAATTTAGAACTTCTATTTTAGGAAAATATGTAGACAATAATGATATAAAAAATACATTAACTTATGTTACACATTCAACAGGAGTTATTTTAAATGCTTATCCTAAAGATATGACTTTAAAAAACAACAACTTAAATATTTTATATGTAAAAAAAGATGAAGATGAATTTGACAATATTTATGGAATTGAACATTTAAGTAAAATCTGTGTAGAACACAAAGAACTTAATTATAACGATACAGATTATATTATCGAAGCTTCTTATATAAACCCTGATTTAATTTCAAGAAAAGTTTATGAGAAAAAAATAAAGACTTCTGATATTTATTATAAAGCTTCAAGAGGAAGTGAACCAAATATTGACTTTGGAATAGAGTATTTATCAACATTGATTTCTAAATTTGGTGCTACAATTTACAAAGGAACTGAAACGTTTATAGAAGATAAAGAGAAGTTAACTTTAGATGTAAGTACAAAAAAAATAAATTCTATTATTGGACAAGAAATTCCAAAAATAGAAATAGAAAAAATATTAACTTCATTAGGCTTTGAGGTTAAGGATACAGTAGATAATGTTTTAGTAATAAAAATTCCTCATTACAGACATGATATTAAAAATATAGCTGATGTAACAGAAGAAGTGGTAAGAATTATTGGGATTGATAATATTGTATCTAAACCATTACAAATTGATGAAGTAAACAGAGTAAATAAAACATCTAATGATTTAATCAAAAAAAATAAACTTAGATTTAAAGCAATTGAAAATGGTTTTTTTGAAACTCTAACTTATGTATTTTCATCAAAAGAGAACTTAGAAAAATATGGTTTTAAAACAGTAAAAGAAGAATTAGAACTTATAAATCCTATAGTAAAAGAATTAAATACATATAGAACTACACTACTTTTGAATTTAGTTGAAGCTTGTTCAAATAATTTCAAAGTTGGCTCACGTTCGACTGCTTTTTTTGAAATTGGTACGATTTTTGATGAAAATAGAAAAGAAAGTAAAAAAATTGCTTTTATTCAAACAGGTTTTATAGAACAAGAAGAGATTTCAAATTCAGGTAAACCAAAAAATGTAGATTTCTTCTCTTTTTCAAAAAAAGTATTAAATACTATTGGAAAATTTGATTTAGAACCAATGAGTGATATTAATAATTCATTTATTCATCCATATCAAAATGCAAATGTTTTAATAGATGAAAAAATAGTTGGATTTATTTCTAAACTTCATCCAAGTGTTTGTTCTGATTTTGATTTAAATGATACTTTTATTGCTCAAATAGATTTTGAAGCAATAAAAAATGATATTGTTAAAACAAATTCATATTCAAAATTCCAATCCTCTAAAAAAGATTTAAGTATCATAGCTCCTAAATCTTTAGAATATAAAGAGATTAAAAAAGTTATTAATTCATTAAATGATAAAAATATTAAACAATTTAATTTAATTGATATCTATAGTGATGAAAAATTAGGTAATAATGAAAGTTTAACTATCAGATTTGTTTTACAAAATGATGAGAAAACAATGGAAGAAGAAGATATTACAACAACAATGAATTCTATCTTAGATACATTAAATCAAAAATTATCTATAGGTATAAGATAA
- the acpP gene encoding acyl carrier protein, with protein sequence MALLDDVKAVVVEQLDCDPAEVKEDSKFIEDLGADSLDVVELVMALEEKFDIEIPDEDAEKILTVADAIKYIENNA encoded by the coding sequence ATGGCATTATTAGATGATGTAAAAGCAGTAGTTGTAGAGCAATTAGATTGTGATCCAGCAGAAGTAAAAGAGGATTCAAAGTTCATTGAAGATTTAGGTGCTGACTCTTTAGATGTAGTAGAATTAGTTATGGCTTTAGAAGAAAAATTCGATATCGAAATCCCAGATGAAGATGCTGAAAAAATCTTAACTGTTGCAGATGCTATAAAATACATCGAAAATAACGCGTAA
- a CDS encoding 6-carboxytetrahydropterin synthase, whose translation MHWKISKEFEFCYGHRVWSQTLNTEFSLDGCLKCRHLHGHQGKILVYLEASELKDGMVTDFKHLNWFKQFIDDVLDHKFILDINDPLFNTLLPNVKKDELIKFDENYYLVDLTKFKDDEIHIKELYEGYVLVDFVPTSENLSAWFLKIVQKKMDKLNIKVSHIEFLETPKSKSTFYA comes from the coding sequence ATGCATTGGAAAATTTCAAAAGAATTTGAGTTTTGTTATGGACATAGAGTATGGTCTCAGACTTTAAATACTGAATTTTCTTTAGATGGTTGTTTAAAATGTAGACATTTACACGGTCATCAAGGAAAAATTTTAGTTTATTTAGAAGCTTCTGAGTTAAAAGATGGAATGGTAACAGATTTTAAACATCTAAATTGGTTTAAACAATTTATTGATGATGTCCTTGACCATAAATTTATTTTAGATATTAATGACCCACTGTTTAATACATTACTTCCAAATGTTAAAAAAGATGAACTAATTAAATTTGATGAAAATTACTATTTAGTAGATTTGACAAAATTCAAAGATGATGAAATTCATATTAAAGAGCTTTATGAAGGTTATGTTTTAGTTGATTTTGTACCAACAAGTGAGAATTTATCAGCATGGTTTTTAAAAATTGTTCAAAAAAAAATGGATAAATTAAATATAAAAGTTTCTCATATAGAATTTTTAGAGACTCCAAAAAGTAAAAGTACTTTTTATGCTTGA
- the pheS gene encoding phenylalanine--tRNA ligase subunit alpha, with the protein MTQWIEKIANATSLEELENLRIDTLGKKGILTLEFAKMKSVPNEEKKSFAENLNKNKTLITDALENKKIILEKEALNKKLEAEKIDVTKFNNELSCGATHPVVETMDRIIKYFQNLNFAVEEGPLVEDDFHNFEALNLPKYHPARDMQDTFYNKDYTLLRTHTSPVQIRTMLSQKTPIRMIAPGTVFRRDFDITHTPMFHQIEALVVDDADKVSFANLKHVLVEFLQHMFGDVEVRFRPSFFPFTEPSAEVDISCVFCKGEGCRVCSHTGWLEVLGCGVVDENVFKAVGYENKSGYAFGLGVERFAMLIHNIGDLRSLFESDTRLLGQFK; encoded by the coding sequence GTGACACAGTGGATTGAAAAAATAGCCAATGCTACATCACTTGAAGAGTTAGAAAATTTAAGAATTGATACTTTAGGTAAAAAAGGTATTTTAACTTTAGAATTTGCTAAAATGAAAAGTGTTCCAAATGAAGAAAAAAAATCATTTGCAGAAAATTTAAATAAAAATAAAACATTAATAACTGATGCTTTAGAAAATAAAAAAATTATCTTGGAAAAAGAGGCTTTAAATAAAAAATTAGAAGCTGAAAAAATTGATGTAACAAAATTTAATAATGAATTATCATGTGGAGCAACTCATCCTGTAGTTGAAACTATGGACAGAATTATTAAATATTTCCAAAATCTAAATTTTGCTGTTGAAGAAGGTCCTCTAGTTGAAGATGATTTTCATAATTTTGAAGCTTTAAATTTACCTAAATATCACCCTGCTCGGGATATGCAAGACACGTTTTATAATAAAGACTACACATTATTAAGAACTCATACTTCTCCTGTACAAATTAGAACAATGCTTAGTCAAAAAACTCCAATTAGAATGATTGCTCCAGGAACTGTATTTAGAAGAGATTTTGATATTACACATACACCAATGTTTCATCAAATTGAAGCATTAGTTGTTGATGATGCTGATAAAGTATCTTTTGCAAATTTAAAACATGTTTTAGTTGAATTTTTACAACATATGTTTGGTGATGTTGAAGTAAGGTTTAGACCATCTTTTTTCCCATTCACTGAACCATCAGCTGAAGTAGATATCTCTTGCGTATTCTGTAAAGGTGAAGGATGTAGAGTTTGTTCACATACAGGATGGTTAGAAGTTTTAGGTTGTGGTGTAGTTGATGAAAATGTGTTTAAAGCAGTTGGCTATGAAAATAAATCTGGTTATGCTTTTGGATTAGGAGTTGAAAGATTTGCAATGCTAATCCATAATATTGGAGATTTAAGATCACTATTTGAAAGTGATACAAGATTATTAGGACAGTTCAAATGA
- the queC gene encoding 7-cyano-7-deazaguanine synthase QueC — MNKKAICILSGGMDSTLASYMAKKDGYEIIAVHFNYGQRTENRELKAFRDICDDLKILEKYEIDIPFFTQIGASALTDKNIDIPTNGIEAGVPITYVPFRNGIFLSITAAIAEKEGATAMYIGVVQEDSSGYPDCTDDFINKMKKAINQGTKEDTHIDIVTPLVHLSKAQIVEEAIRLNVPLEHTWSCYKEEEFACGVCDSCRLRLNGFKVANQIDPIPYKGL; from the coding sequence ATGAATAAAAAAGCAATATGTATTTTAAGTGGAGGAATGGATTCTACTCTTGCTTCATATATGGCAAAAAAAGATGGTTATGAAATTATTGCTGTTCACTTTAATTACGGACAAAGAACAGAAAATAGAGAATTAAAAGCATTTAGAGATATTTGTGATGATTTAAAAATTTTAGAAAAATATGAAATTGATATACCATTTTTCACACAAATTGGAGCTAGTGCTTTAACAGATAAAAATATAGATATTCCAACAAATGGTATTGAAGCAGGTGTTCCAATAACTTATGTACCATTTAGAAATGGAATTTTTCTTTCAATTACAGCTGCAATTGCTGAAAAAGAAGGAGCAACAGCTATGTATATTGGTGTTGTTCAAGAAGATAGTTCGGGATATCCTGACTGTACTGATGATTTTATTAACAAAATGAAAAAAGCTATAAATCAAGGAACAAAAGAGGATACTCATATTGATATTGTTACTCCATTAGTACACTTGAGTAAAGCACAAATTGTTGAAGAAGCTATTAGATTAAATGTTCCTCTTGAGCATACTTGGTCTTGTTATAAAGAAGAAGAGTTTGCTTGCGGAGTTTGTGACTCTTGTAGATTAAGATTAAATGGATTTAAAGTTGCAAATCAAATAGATCCAATTCCTTATAAAGGTTTATAA
- the accA gene encoding acetyl-CoA carboxylase carboxyl transferase subunit alpha codes for MAAYLEFEDKIKKIEEDIIVAKTKADEHAVEILEKKLEKEVEKTFKNLSDYQKLQLARHPDRPYAMDYISGLLTNAYEIHGDRHYVDDHAIVCYLGFIGTQKVLVIGEQKGRGTKDKLYRNFGMPSPEGYRKALRAAKMADKFQIPILMLVDTPGAYPGIGAEERNQSEAIARNLYEFADLTTPTVSVVIGEGGSGGALAISVADKLAMMRYSVYAVISPEGCSAILWNDSSKVETAANALKITAENLKELNLIDDVINEPLIGAHRQKEEAIFALKEYFLNSLEELNKLTPQERLEKKYQKIMALGSFQ; via the coding sequence TTGGCAGCTTACTTAGAATTTGAAGATAAAATCAAAAAGATAGAAGAAGATATTATTGTTGCAAAAACAAAAGCAGACGAACATGCTGTAGAAATTTTAGAAAAAAAATTAGAAAAAGAAGTTGAAAAAACTTTTAAAAATTTAAGTGATTATCAGAAACTTCAACTTGCTCGTCATCCGGACAGACCGTATGCAATGGATTATATTTCGGGGCTATTAACAAATGCCTACGAGATTCATGGTGATAGACATTATGTGGATGATCATGCAATTGTATGTTATTTAGGATTTATTGGAACGCAAAAAGTTTTAGTAATAGGTGAACAAAAAGGTAGAGGGACAAAAGACAAACTTTATAGAAATTTTGGTATGCCAAGTCCTGAAGGATATAGAAAAGCGTTGAGAGCTGCAAAAATGGCTGATAAATTTCAAATTCCGATTTTAATGCTTGTAGATACTCCGGGTGCATATCCAGGTATTGGAGCAGAAGAGAGAAATCAATCAGAAGCAATTGCAAGAAACTTATATGAATTTGCAGATTTAACTACTCCAACTGTTTCAGTTGTTATTGGAGAAGGTGGTTCTGGTGGAGCTTTAGCAATTTCTGTAGCTGATAAACTTGCAATGATGAGATATTCAGTTTATGCTGTTATTTCACCTGAAGGTTGTAGTGCTATTTTATGGAATGATTCATCAAAAGTAGAAACTGCAGCTAATGCATTAAAAATTACAGCTGAAAATTTAAAAGAACTTAATTTAATTGATGATGTAATAAATGAACCATTAATTGGTGCTCATAGACAAAAAGAAGAAGCTATTTTTGCTTTGAAAGAATATTTTTTAAACTCTTTAGAGGAATTAAATAAATTAACTCCACAAGAAAGATTAGAAAAAAAATACCAAAAAATTATGGCACTAGGTTCTTTCCAATAA